Proteins encoded together in one Anopheles darlingi chromosome 3, idAnoDarlMG_H_01, whole genome shotgun sequence window:
- the LOC125955914 gene encoding fasciclin-3-like isoform X3, whose translation MQTKMQALFLSCLAVCAAFTVLATAQRVDTDPSAITVVENQENVTLHCRVASPAKLCLINLPGLNQPITLDANEPSPVPGIQYYGQGVERGSCGVRIARITADNAGIMNCTLFVNGIGQTGSIDITVAFPPDQPAIHVVSGDVANLVVDRTLEFECTAARGNPAANISWLLDNEPIYEQVHPQQPEEYFDERSNKRYFTAKSLLVRTIRAEDNGKRLTCQAQHMAYPQGVSLTDLVLNVNFQPQALQDQVIYGLQVGRTSVATVTIISNPPPTVFWNIDGIDYHQGTENGRFAVPIPEPLGNNRYNVSLTIAGLTLEDLSRTYTLRASNAFGSEDYRVFLRSQGDATINESSSIGIGEIVGLVLAVLIVLTAVALIFVARATGRWCFRGASLDTDINPDSEAQITPHAHEDEVDEKHHHQALHPDPAAHFVHEGDEKHAATNGKHENGKQTKTQQQQPPQQQQQQQPPVAKQENGKTDSKTNTPV comes from the exons TGCTCGCAACGGCACAGCGCGTCGATACCGATCCCAGTGCCATAACTGTGGTGGAAAATCAGGAAAATGTCACCCTTCACTGCCGAGTGGCAAGTCCCGCCAAACTGTGCCT tattaATCTGCCCGGCTTGAATCAACCGATTACGCTGGATGCCAATGAACCGTCACCGGTTCCCGGTATCCAATACTACGGCCAAGGAGTCGAGCGAGGATCGTGCGGTGTGCGGATTGCGCGTATCACGGCCGACAATGCCGGCATCATGAACTGTACGCTGTTTGTCAACGGCATCGGACAGACGGGATCGATCGACATTACCGTGGCAT TCCCGCCGGATCAGCCTGCCATTCATGTCGTATCCGGTGACGTTGCCAACCTGGTCGTCGATAGGACGCTCGAGTTCGAGTGCACGGCAGCACGCGGTAATCCGGCTGCCAACATATCTTGGCTTCTCG ATAACGAACCCATCTACGAGCAAGTACATCCGCAACAGCCAGAGGAGTACTTTGACGAGCGTTCGAACAAACGTTACTTCACGGCCAAATCACTGCTGGTGCGTACTATCCGCGCCGAGGACAACGGAAAGCGTCTGACCTGCCAAGCACAGCACATGGCCTATCCGCAGGGTGTTTCATTGACCGATCTGGTGTTGAATGTGAACT TCCAACCACAAGCCCTCCAGGATCAGGTCATATACGGTCTGCAGGTGGGACGTACCAGTGTAGCCACGGTGACCATCATCTCGAACCCACCACCGACAGTGTTCTGGAACATTGATGGCATCGATTACCATCAGGGTACGGAGAATGGCCGCTTTGCCGTCCCGATCCCAGAACCATTG GGAAACAATCGGTACAATGTATCGCTGACCATTGCCGGTCTCACGCTGGAGGATCTGTCCCGTACCTACACACTGCGTGCCTCGAACGCTTTCGGTTCGGAGGATTACCGAGTGTTTCTGCGATCGCAGGGCGATGCAACGATCAACGAATCGAGCAGCATCGGTATCGGTGAGATCGTTGGTCTCGTGCTGGCCGTACTGATCGTGCTGACGGCCGTCGCTCTGATCTTCGTTGCTCGTGCTACCGGCAGATGGTGCTTCCGCG GCGCTTCGCTCGATACCGATATCAATCCCGATTCCGAGGCACAGATCacaccgcacgcacacgaGGATGAGGTCGAtgagaagcaccaccaccaggccctCCATCCGGATCCGGCCGCCCATTTCGTGCACGAAGGCGATGAGAAGCATGCGGCCACTAATGGGAagcatgaaaatggaaaacaaacaaagacgcagcaacagcagccaccacagcagcagcaacagcagcagccaccggtggccaagcaggaaaatggcaaaaccgATAGTAAAACGAACACACCCGTCTAG